The following are encoded together in the Piscinibacter lacus genome:
- the phoR gene encoding phosphate regulon sensor histidine kinase PhoR, with the protein MGWLLPRLLAGLLALLGGALAGYFLGEFAHLPMVSGLFGACAAVAVLVVLDTLRGLRLMQWLGESGRPSVPAKLGVWGEVAYRVERLLRQSEAQTRQERDRLQRFLSAIEASPNGVLLLDANEQIEWCNGVAAEHFGLDPQRDRLQRITNLVRAPVFVRHLQQGDYDRPVSFHGPDGSVLLTVLVRDYGEGRRLVLTQDITERERAEEMRRHFVANVSHEIRTPLTVLAGFIETLDNLPLTEAERKRVLGLMGQQTRRMQDLVSDLLALAKLEGSPRPPTDRWVEVGPLLDRVLGDARTLSRDRHPIRLEGEAPRGAQIAGNETELHSAVANLVTNAVRYTPEGGAISIAWRRLPEGGGELAVRDAGIGIAREHIPRLTERFYRVDLSRARDTGGTGLGLSIVKHVIQRHGGELEIESQPGRGSTFRLRLPPQRVRGAAGPATPLRLVHSEERPNQDAPDDDPSLRSASGA; encoded by the coding sequence ATGGGCTGGTTGCTGCCACGTTTGCTGGCCGGTCTCTTGGCCCTCCTGGGCGGTGCCCTGGCGGGTTACTTCCTGGGTGAGTTTGCCCACCTGCCCATGGTCTCGGGCCTGTTCGGGGCCTGTGCTGCCGTGGCGGTGCTGGTCGTGCTGGACACCTTGCGCGGCCTGCGGCTGATGCAGTGGCTGGGCGAGTCCGGCCGGCCTTCGGTGCCGGCCAAGCTGGGCGTCTGGGGCGAGGTGGCCTACCGGGTCGAGCGCCTGCTGCGCCAATCCGAGGCTCAGACCCGGCAGGAGCGTGACCGCCTGCAGCGCTTCCTCAGCGCCATCGAGGCTTCGCCCAATGGCGTGCTGCTGCTCGATGCGAACGAGCAGATCGAGTGGTGCAACGGCGTGGCGGCCGAGCACTTCGGCCTGGACCCGCAGCGCGACCGGTTGCAGCGCATCACCAACCTGGTCCGGGCGCCGGTCTTCGTGCGTCATCTGCAGCAGGGCGACTACGACCGGCCAGTCAGCTTCCACGGCCCCGATGGCTCGGTGCTGCTGACCGTGCTGGTGCGCGACTACGGCGAAGGCCGTCGCCTGGTGCTGACCCAGGACATCACCGAGCGCGAGCGCGCCGAGGAGATGCGCCGCCACTTCGTCGCCAATGTCTCGCACGAGATCCGCACGCCGCTGACGGTGCTGGCCGGCTTCATCGAGACCCTGGACAACCTGCCGCTGACCGAGGCCGAACGCAAGCGCGTGCTGGGCCTGATGGGCCAGCAGACCCGGCGCATGCAGGACCTGGTCAGCGACTTGCTGGCCCTGGCTAAGCTCGAAGGCAGCCCGCGGCCGCCGACCGACCGCTGGGTCGAGGTCGGCCCCTTGCTCGACCGCGTGCTGGGCGATGCACGCACGCTCTCACGCGACCGGCATCCCATCCGCCTGGAGGGCGAGGCGCCGCGCGGTGCGCAGATCGCCGGCAACGAGACCGAGCTGCACAGCGCCGTGGCCAATCTGGTGACCAATGCCGTGCGCTACACGCCCGAGGGGGGCGCGATCAGCATCGCCTGGCGCCGCCTCCCGGAGGGCGGCGGCGAGTTGGCGGTGCGCGACGCCGGTATCGGCATCGCCCGCGAGCACATCCCGCGGCTGACCGAGCGCTTCTACCGCGTCGACCTCAGCCGGGCGCGCGACACCGGCGGCACCGGCCTGGGCCTGTCGATCGTGAAGCATGTGATCCAGCGCCACGGGGGCGAGCTGGAGATCGAGAGCCAGCCCGGCCGGGGCTCGACCTTCCGCCTGCGCCTGCCGCCGCAGCGGGTGCGCGGCGCCGCCGGGCCGGCCACGCCGCTGCGTCTGGTTCACAGCGAGGAGCGGCCGAACCAGGACGCGCCGGACGACGATCCGAGCCTGCGTTCCGCATCGGGCGCCTGA
- a CDS encoding ArsR/SmtB family transcription factor yields the protein MEESDAVRSFAALAQASRLRVFRALVVAGPPGLTPGVLATQLGLPPATLSFHLKELQAAALCESTREGRHLIYRARYGQVDGLIAYLTEHCCEGAACAVAPASGCDC from the coding sequence ATGGAAGAGTCAGATGCCGTCCGAAGCTTTGCCGCCCTGGCCCAGGCCAGCCGGCTGCGGGTGTTCCGCGCCCTGGTCGTTGCCGGTCCGCCCGGCCTGACGCCCGGGGTGCTGGCCACCCAGCTCGGGCTACCGCCCGCCACGCTCTCCTTCCACCTGAAGGAGCTGCAAGCTGCGGCCCTGTGCGAATCGACCCGCGAAGGACGGCACCTGATCTACCGCGCCCGCTACGGCCAGGTCGACGGCCTCATCGCCTACCTGACCGAACACTGCTGCGAAGGCGCCGCCTGTGCGGTGGCCCCCGCCAGCGGCTGCGACTGCTGA
- the pstB gene encoding phosphate ABC transporter ATP-binding protein PstB — MDAKIHMPETEVAKLSVRNLNFFYGHFHALKNINLEIPRGKVTAFIGPSGCGKSTLLRTFNRMFELYPEQRAEGQILLDGQDILSTKDDVALVRAKVGMVFQKPTPFPMSIYDNIAFGVRLFENLSRAEMDERVEWALKKSALWTEVKDKLQQSGSGLSGGQQQRLCIARGIAIKPEVLLLDEPCSALDPISTGKIEELILELKSDYTVVIVTHNMQQAARASDYTAYMYLGDLIEFGPTSELFMKPRRKETEDYITGRFG, encoded by the coding sequence ATGGATGCCAAGATCCACATGCCCGAGACCGAGGTCGCCAAGCTCTCGGTGCGCAACCTGAACTTCTTCTACGGCCACTTCCATGCCCTGAAGAACATCAACCTCGAGATCCCCCGGGGCAAGGTCACGGCCTTCATCGGCCCCTCGGGTTGCGGCAAGTCCACGCTGCTGCGCACCTTCAACCGCATGTTCGAGCTCTATCCCGAGCAGCGTGCCGAAGGCCAGATCCTGCTCGACGGCCAGGACATCCTCAGCACCAAGGACGATGTGGCCCTGGTGCGTGCCAAGGTCGGCATGGTCTTCCAGAAGCCCACGCCCTTCCCGATGTCGATCTACGACAACATCGCCTTCGGCGTGCGCCTGTTCGAGAACCTGAGCCGGGCCGAGATGGACGAGCGTGTCGAGTGGGCGCTGAAGAAGTCCGCCCTCTGGACCGAGGTCAAGGACAAGCTCCAGCAGAGCGGCTCGGGCCTCTCGGGCGGCCAGCAGCAGCGCCTGTGCATCGCCCGCGGCATCGCGATCAAGCCCGAGGTGCTGCTGCTCGACGAGCCCTGCTCGGCCCTGGACCCGATCTCCACCGGCAAGATCGAGGAGCTGATCCTCGAACTCAAGAGCGACTACACGGTGGTCATCGTCACCCACAACATGCAGCAGGCCGCCCGCGCCTCGGACTACACCGCCTACATGTACCTGGGCGACCTGATCGAGTTCGGCCCCACCTCCGAGCTGTTCATGAAGCCGCGCCGCAAGGAGACCGAGGACTACATCACCGGCAGGTTTGGTTGA
- the pstC gene encoding phosphate ABC transporter permease PstC → MASTQSPSQPPARRSNLPWADGLFSTLAHGAAIITLLLLVGIIGSLVVGAWPAITEFGLPFLWSSEWDPVQEKFGGLVMVYGTLMTAFIALLIAVPVSFGIALFLTELSPAWLKRPLGIAIELLAAVPSIVYGMWGLLVFAPLLAEYVQTPLQSAFGTVPVLGALFSGPPVGIGILSAGIILAIMVIPFIASVMRDVFEVTPPMLKESAYGLGSTTWEVMFKVVLPYTKTGVVGGIMLGLGRALGETMAVTFVIGNFNQLNSLSIFEAANSITSALANEFAEAGAGLHQASLIYLGLVLFFITFVVLACSKVLLAQLKKSEGSRS, encoded by the coding sequence ATGGCGTCCACCCAATCTCCCTCCCAGCCCCCGGCCCGGCGCAGCAACCTGCCGTGGGCGGATGGCTTGTTTTCCACGCTCGCCCACGGCGCGGCCATCATCACCCTGCTGCTGCTGGTCGGCATCATCGGTTCGCTGGTTGTGGGTGCGTGGCCGGCAATCACTGAATTCGGCCTGCCCTTCCTGTGGTCCTCGGAATGGGATCCCGTGCAGGAGAAGTTCGGCGGCCTGGTGATGGTCTACGGCACGCTGATGACGGCTTTCATCGCGCTACTCATTGCGGTGCCCGTCAGCTTCGGCATCGCCCTGTTCCTGACCGAGCTTTCGCCGGCCTGGCTGAAGCGCCCGCTTGGCATTGCCATCGAGCTGCTCGCCGCCGTGCCCTCCATCGTTTACGGCATGTGGGGCCTGCTGGTTTTCGCCCCCCTGCTCGCTGAATACGTCCAGACGCCGCTGCAATCCGCTTTCGGCACCGTGCCGGTGCTGGGCGCGCTGTTCTCCGGTCCGCCGGTCGGCATCGGCATTCTTTCGGCCGGCATCATCCTGGCGATCATGGTGATTCCCTTCATCGCCTCGGTGATGCGGGACGTGTTCGAAGTCACCCCGCCGATGCTGAAGGAATCTGCCTACGGCCTGGGTTCGACAACCTGGGAAGTCATGTTCAAGGTCGTGCTGCCCTACACCAAGACCGGTGTGGTCGGCGGGATCATGCTGGGCCTGGGGCGTGCCCTGGGTGAAACGATGGCGGTGACCTTCGTCATCGGCAACTTCAACCAGCTCAACAGCCTGTCGATCTTCGAAGCCGCCAACAGCATCACCTCGGCCCTGGCCAACGAATTTGCCGAAGCCGGCGCCGGCCTGCACCAGGCCTCGCTGATCTACCTGGGCCTCGTGCTGTTCTTCATCACCTTTGTCGTGCTGGCCTGCTCCAAGGTCTTGCTGGCCCAACTGAAGAAGTCCGAAGGGAGCCGTTCTTGA
- a CDS encoding fasciclin domain-containing protein: protein MRLRPHLIALSACAALLGACASTPLPQPIPATAAAAPSLSTLTKLIQDAGLSETLAAAGPYTVFAPSDEAFKAVPAKTLEKLAGDKEALKALLAYHVVPGQLMAAQVKPGKLKTLNGAELQIALAGPFVTADEALVTQADVAASNGVVHVIDKVLMPPAPKK from the coding sequence ATGCGCCTTCGCCCCCACCTGATCGCCCTGAGCGCCTGCGCCGCGCTGCTTGGTGCCTGCGCCAGCACCCCGCTGCCCCAGCCCATCCCGGCCACTGCCGCGGCCGCCCCGAGCCTGAGCACCCTGACCAAGCTGATCCAGGACGCCGGCCTGAGCGAGACCCTGGCCGCCGCCGGCCCCTACACCGTGTTCGCGCCGAGCGACGAGGCCTTCAAGGCCGTGCCCGCCAAGACGCTGGAGAAGCTCGCCGGCGACAAGGAAGCGCTCAAGGCCCTGCTCGCCTACCACGTGGTGCCCGGCCAGCTCATGGCCGCCCAGGTCAAGCCCGGCAAGCTGAAGACGCTCAACGGCGCCGAACTGCAAATCGCCCTGGCCGGTCCTTTCGTCACCGCCGACGAAGCCCTGGTCACCCAGGCCGATGTGGCCGCCAGCAATGGCGTGGTGCACGTCATCGACAAGGTGCTGATGCCGCCGGCGCCCAAGAAGTAA
- the phoB gene encoding phosphate regulon transcriptional regulator PhoB: protein MSRVLVVEDEPAIAELISINLRHAGHEVTIAGTADQAQFEIDAVLPDVVVLDWMLPGCSGLQLAKRWRAEKRTAELPIIMLTARADEADKVSGLDAGADDYLTKPFSTQELMARIRAVLRRKAPDALDNVVEVGPLRIDPATRRVGRVIDGELRELKVGPTEFRLLHFFMTHPERVHSRSQLLDRVWGDHVFIEERTVDVHVKRLRESLAPVGCSAMIETVRGAGYRLSASVVAAA, encoded by the coding sequence ATGAGCCGCGTGTTGGTGGTGGAAGACGAGCCGGCGATCGCCGAGCTGATCTCGATCAATCTCCGGCATGCCGGCCACGAGGTGACGATTGCCGGCACCGCAGACCAGGCGCAGTTCGAGATCGACGCCGTGCTGCCCGATGTGGTGGTGCTGGACTGGATGCTGCCTGGCTGCTCGGGCCTGCAACTGGCCAAGCGCTGGCGCGCCGAGAAGCGTACGGCCGAACTGCCCATCATCATGTTGACCGCCCGTGCCGACGAGGCCGACAAGGTCAGCGGCCTAGATGCCGGGGCCGACGACTACCTGACCAAGCCCTTCTCCACCCAGGAGCTGATGGCCCGCATCCGCGCCGTGTTGCGCCGCAAGGCGCCGGACGCGCTGGACAATGTGGTCGAGGTCGGCCCGCTGCGCATCGATCCGGCCACCCGCCGCGTCGGCCGCGTGATCGACGGCGAGCTTCGCGAGCTGAAGGTCGGCCCGACCGAATTCCGCCTGCTGCATTTCTTCATGACCCATCCCGAGCGCGTGCACAGCCGCTCGCAGTTGCTCGACCGGGTCTGGGGCGACCATGTCTTCATCGAGGAGCGCACGGTCGATGTGCACGTCAAGCGCCTGCGCGAATCGCTCGCGCCGGTCGGCTGTTCGGCGATGATCGAGACCGTACGCGGCGCAGGCTACCGGCTCAGCGCCTCGGTGGTGGCCGCAGCCTGA
- the phoU gene encoding phosphate signaling complex protein PhoU, which yields MPDKHLSTQFDAELGDISTRVLEMGGLVEAQVAQAVYALAQFSSETAAQVLVGEERVNRMEVEIDHDLSTIIARRQPTARDLRLLIAISKTLGNLERAGDEAARIARVVQRLIGLGMPTRMHTPMGDLSFEASLATASLRKALDAFARLDAEAAFEVIKQDNQIDLEFDGLMRKLITYMMEDPRSISAAIDLVFVAKAIERVGDHAKNVAEQIIYVVKGTDVRHNPLATVEQIVK from the coding sequence ATGCCCGACAAGCACCTCTCCACCCAGTTCGACGCCGAGCTCGGCGACATCTCCACCCGCGTGCTGGAGATGGGCGGTCTGGTCGAGGCCCAGGTCGCACAAGCCGTCTATGCCCTGGCCCAGTTCAGCAGCGAGACCGCTGCGCAGGTGCTGGTCGGCGAGGAGCGGGTCAATCGCATGGAAGTCGAGATCGACCATGACCTCTCGACCATCATCGCGCGCCGCCAGCCGACCGCCCGCGACCTGCGCCTGCTGATCGCCATCAGCAAGACCCTGGGCAATCTGGAGCGTGCCGGCGACGAGGCCGCGCGCATCGCCCGCGTGGTGCAGCGCCTGATCGGCCTGGGCATGCCCACCCGCATGCACACGCCCATGGGTGACCTGAGCTTCGAGGCCAGCCTGGCCACGGCCTCGCTGCGCAAGGCCCTGGACGCCTTTGCCCGCCTGGATGCCGAAGCCGCCTTCGAGGTCATCAAGCAGGACAACCAGATCGACCTGGAGTTCGACGGCCTGATGCGCAAGCTCATCACCTACATGATGGAAGACCCGCGCAGCATCTCGGCGGCGATCGACCTGGTCTTCGTGGCCAAGGCCATCGAGCGCGTCGGCGACCATGCCAAGAACGTGGCCGAGCAGATCATCTACGTGGTCAAGGGCACCGATGTTCGGCACAACCCGCTCGCCACGGTCGAGCAGATCGTCAAGTGA
- a CDS encoding arsenate reductase ArsC — protein MSTDRPLNVLFLCTHNSARSILAEGLLNHLSAARGGRFKAYSAGSSPKTAPNPLALKVLAESGIATEGMRSKSWDDFAAADAPVMDLVITVCDNAAGETCPYWPGQPATAHWGYPDPSAIEGSEEERLRAFRQTLLAMQRRLELLLNLPASALERLALEGSVRELAKQAPANPA, from the coding sequence ATGTCGACTGACCGTCCGCTGAACGTCCTCTTCCTCTGCACGCACAACTCGGCGCGCAGCATCCTGGCCGAGGGCCTGCTCAACCACCTGAGCGCTGCCCGCGGCGGGCGCTTCAAGGCTTATTCGGCCGGCAGCTCGCCCAAGACCGCGCCCAATCCCCTGGCGCTGAAGGTGCTGGCGGAGTCCGGCATCGCCACCGAAGGCATGCGCAGCAAGAGCTGGGACGACTTCGCCGCGGCCGATGCGCCGGTGATGGATCTGGTCATCACCGTCTGCGACAACGCCGCCGGCGAGACCTGCCCCTACTGGCCCGGCCAGCCGGCCACCGCGCACTGGGGCTACCCCGATCCCTCGGCGATCGAAGGCAGCGAGGAGGAGCGGCTGCGCGCCTTCCGCCAGACCCTGCTCGCCATGCAGCGCCGCCTGGAACTGCTGCTGAACCTGCCGGCCAGCGCGCTGGAGCGCCTGGCCCTGGAAGGCAGCGTGCGCGAGCTTGCCAAGCAAGCCCCGGCCAACCCGGCCTGA
- the pstA gene encoding phosphate ABC transporter permease PstA: MSAVLQGGGRDAALDAKRLSKFNSRKRVNAIALFLSLGAMAFGLFWLTWILFETIRLGVGGMALSIFTEMTPPPQAETGGLANAIFGSLMMVGLATALGTPIGVMAGVYLAEYGQKGWLGNVTRFINDILLSAPSIVVGLFIYTVVVAPMKGFSGWAGVLALALIVIPVVIRTTENMLSLIPNALREAAYALGTPKWKVIASITLKSARAGVITGVLLAVARIAGETAPLLFTALSNQFWTSSLNEPMASLPVTIFKFALSPYENWQQLAWAGVFLITLGVLLLNVLARTFLRNKH, from the coding sequence TTGAGCGCCGTCCTGCAAGGTGGGGGCCGCGACGCCGCCCTCGACGCCAAGCGCCTGAGCAAGTTCAATTCGCGCAAGCGAGTGAACGCCATCGCGCTCTTCCTGTCACTCGGTGCCATGGCCTTCGGCCTGTTCTGGCTGACCTGGATCCTGTTCGAGACCATCCGGCTGGGCGTTGGCGGCATGGCGCTGTCCATCTTCACCGAGATGACGCCGCCGCCCCAGGCCGAGACCGGTGGCCTGGCCAATGCCATCTTCGGCTCGCTGATGATGGTCGGCCTGGCCACCGCGCTGGGCACGCCGATCGGCGTGATGGCCGGCGTCTACCTGGCCGAGTACGGCCAGAAGGGCTGGCTGGGCAATGTCACCCGCTTCATCAACGACATCCTGCTCTCGGCCCCCTCGATCGTCGTCGGCCTGTTCATCTACACGGTGGTCGTCGCGCCGATGAAGGGCTTCTCGGGCTGGGCCGGCGTGCTGGCCCTGGCGCTGATCGTGATCCCGGTCGTGATCCGCACGACCGAGAACATGCTCAGCCTGATTCCCAATGCCCTGCGCGAGGCCGCCTACGCCCTGGGCACGCCGAAGTGGAAGGTGATTGCCAGCATCACGCTGAAGTCGGCCCGCGCCGGCGTCATCACCGGCGTGCTGCTGGCCGTGGCCCGCATCGCTGGCGAAACCGCCCCGCTGCTCTTCACCGCCCTGTCCAACCAGTTCTGGACCAGCTCACTCAATGAGCCCATGGCCAGCCTGCCGGTGACGATCTTCAAGTTCGCGCTCAGCCCCTACGAGAACTGGCAGCAACTGGCCTGGGCCGGCGTCTTCCTGATCACCCTCGGCGTGCTGCTGCTGAACGTGCTGGCCCGCACCTTCCTGCGCAACAAGCACTGA
- the pstS gene encoding phosphate ABC transporter substrate-binding protein PstS encodes MSRFNLRAFALGATLSLGASLSFAQDVTGAGASFPAPVYAKWADAYNKATGVRINYQSVGSGAGIKQIKGKTVDFGASDAPLKDEELAKDGLIQFPTVIGGVVPVVNIKGITPGQIKMTGQVLGDIYLGKITKWNDPALTALNPGVPLPDSSIAVVRRADGSGTTFIFTNYLSKVNAEWKEKAGEGTAVNWPTGAGGKGNEGVSAFVQRLPNSIGYVEYAYAKQNKMSHVLLKNKDGEFVGPDEDNFKAAAAGADWAKSFYQILTEQPGKTSWPITGATFILMHKQQDKPASASASLKFFEWAYTQGDAMAASLEYVPLPASVKDLVRAQWTAQLKDSAGKAIAYK; translated from the coding sequence ATGTCCCGATTCAATCTCCGTGCCTTCGCCCTGGGCGCCACCCTCAGCCTCGGCGCCAGCCTCAGCTTCGCCCAGGACGTCACTGGCGCCGGTGCCAGCTTCCCCGCCCCGGTCTATGCCAAGTGGGCCGATGCCTACAACAAGGCTACCGGCGTGCGCATCAACTACCAGTCGGTCGGTTCCGGCGCGGGCATCAAGCAGATCAAAGGCAAGACGGTGGACTTCGGTGCCTCCGACGCGCCGCTGAAGGACGAAGAACTCGCCAAGGACGGTCTGATCCAGTTCCCGACCGTGATCGGCGGCGTCGTGCCGGTGGTCAACATCAAGGGCATCACCCCGGGCCAGATCAAGATGACCGGCCAGGTGCTGGGCGACATCTACCTGGGCAAGATCACCAAGTGGAACGATCCGGCGCTGACCGCGCTGAACCCCGGCGTGCCGCTGCCGGACAGCTCGATCGCCGTGGTGCGCCGCGCCGACGGCTCGGGCACCACCTTCATCTTCACCAACTACCTCTCCAAGGTGAATGCCGAGTGGAAGGAAAAGGCGGGTGAGGGCACGGCCGTGAACTGGCCGACCGGCGCGGGTGGCAAGGGCAACGAGGGCGTTTCGGCCTTCGTGCAGCGCCTGCCCAACTCGATCGGCTATGTCGAGTACGCCTACGCCAAGCAGAACAAGATGTCGCACGTCCTGCTGAAGAACAAGGACGGCGAATTCGTCGGTCCGGACGAAGACAACTTCAAGGCCGCCGCCGCCGGTGCCGACTGGGCCAAGAGCTTCTACCAGATCCTGACCGAGCAGCCCGGCAAGACGAGCTGGCCCATCACCGGCGCCACCTTCATCCTGATGCACAAGCAGCAGGACAAGCCGGCCAGCGCCAGCGCCAGCCTGAAGTTTTTCGAGTGGGCCTACACCCAGGGCGACGCCATGGCGGCCAGCCTGGAGTACGTGCCCCTGCCCGCCTCGGTGAAGGACCTGGTCCGCGCCCAGTGGACCGCCCAGCTCAAGGACAGCGCTGGCAAGGCCATCGCCTACAAGTAA